The genome window TGCAGTGACATTGATGACTGTAAATGCACAGTtaagaaagagaaacatggaaggcttctgtgacaactccTATCCCCACCCCAGTATTTCTCCCAAAAGTAACAGCCTAAACAGAAAGCCACCAAGAAGAACTCTTTAAGAAGtgtgataaggatgctgaagtgcAGCTTTTGGCAGGGGGGTGCATGAGGAAAAGAACTTAGTTCTATTTAAGGGCCAAGCCACTTAAGTTTGGCCATGATCCAGTCAATATATAGATAAcacaaaacagattttttttaagaggtGGATCAAAAGGGCAGGAGGGTgaacatggaaggactgggaagtgagtgtgactgggatgcatgatgtaaaattcccaaaaaatcaataaaaatatgttgaaaaaaaaaagaaaaagacttttaACCTATTATTTATGCTTAAGAGTGAGTCAGTGCACCTATGAAAGACAGATAGAGGTTTTTTTTGGACTGCAGACACACCTTTGTCCTGTGCCATGCTTGACAGTCTATGCTTTGATGCTTCTGTATTCATGACTCAGGGTCACATGGTTCTCTCTTCTCTGTATTTTGGCAAACTGATACCTGAATTCAGAAGTTCAGACAGATTCATGCTCACACTTTTGCCAGAAACCAGCACTAACAGCAGGGTTCTGAACCCTGAAGACGGAGATGTGGTGATTGCAAAAGTGAAGATGCTGACCACCTGTTGATGTTCAAGCAAATAGCCCCCAATAGCTCAAACCATCTTTACTTATATAATCGCAAGCCTGCTCTCCTAAGCAGTGATACCATTGgctattttatttaaagaagtCATAACATCTGTACTACACAAGTGACCTCTTTACCAAAGCCCCCAAtaatttcccttccttcttcatccCTCACACTGGGTCATTCACCCCCAATCATATTTTGCACTACAAAGCCCAATTTCAGCAAGGCAAAAATAAATGTCTAGACAGGCATGTCCTGTGGACATGAGCACAAAGCCGGCCAGTAGCAAATGCGGTTTTACAGTTATGCAAGGTGAGAAACAAATTAACCATTTGTAGATATAAGTCTAGTCATCAAATAGCACCCCCCAGCATAATACTTTTTTAATTGCAGACAGAGATGTGATCATTGTACCAAGCAACCTTTCCTGATATGTACCCATCAATTTCTGATACCATCTTTCCAAGAACCATTTTTAAGTCTCTATTCATCAGACACAGCTTCCTCAGAGCAGTTATGCAAGCAAGACCCACATTGCTCTCCACAACTGCCACAGGCTTAGTCAGTGTTACTGAAGCTGTTTCTCTAGTGATATGATTACATGTCCAGGATTAGTGGTCACATTTGGAGGATCaatagaggcagagagaaaaggaaggtttTATTCCTCAAAAGAGTATTGAGAAAAAGAGAATTGTCTCCAGGGCTTTCAGCCTGCGTCATCCTATCCTTGCAAATTATTGACAAAGTAAATATTGCTACGAGTGTAAACAACATAGCAAAAGAACTTGTAGCACACACAATCAAGCTAACAATCATAGAGTCCACCAAAATTCACCACAGGTCCTTGCCAAGTGGAAGGGGTTTCCATGGGCCTTGCTGAAGTACTCAGTGCAATTTCCTGCATATGCTGCATGGCCACTGTCACACTTTTTAGTAAGACCACAGAGGACAAACTATCTTTTCACCAAGAAGCAGATTAAACCAAACCAGTGGGTCTTTATTTGTGCTCTAATTCATGTATGTGATGTTACAGTTATTGATAtccaatatttaaattttaattaactgAGGTTTCAAATTGGTGGTATTGGGGGAATTATTTAGTTGGGATTCATTCCCAAAGAAACACTTCACTTAGCTACTACTGTTGCATTTATTAATGGCAGCTGTATATAATTACACACATCAAAATTACTGCTCAGCAAGCAaatatgaactcatagagactgaagcagcagtcAACGGGTGTACATGGGTCTACACCAGGTACCCTGAATATATACTACAGCTTTCCTGAATGTGTAAAAGAGGGGGGTCTCTAATTCTTGTGTCTGATTTGggggctcttttatttttttgttggctTGTCTTGtccaatttttgttttatcttattgtattttattttgttaatgttttGTTATCTCCTAGAAGCCCATccttttctaatgaaagacaggAAGGGAATAAACATATATGGAAAAAGAAgtgggaaggaactgggaggagtagagggacaGGAAACGCTATTCAGATTATATTGAATGAGAAAAATCTACATTTAATAagaggtaaaaaataaaaaatgaagaacaaagtTAAACAGGGCAGTGAAATGtgacagagaggagggagggaagactaAAGGTCTAAGGGGAGTGTAAAGGTCTCTGTTCACCAGCTTCCCCAGGGACTGATTAATAGACACTGGTGAAGCAGGTTTTATACTGGAATTTAGCTCCAATTTTTAGCAAAAGCAAAGCTCTTGTCTTGTGCTCAGAGAAACTCAGAAAAAGGATGGTGCTCCATGttttctgaaggtcctgagcatAGGAAACAATGAAAATAGTCAAACACAAATGAAGAATTCATCAGCAggaagaaatcacaggaaatggCGGTCACAAGAGCAACAGCTTCTGGGACCTGACAGATGTTGATGCATAAGATGCATTTCTCCACTGGGAAGAGGGACAAGTccatttagttaaaaaaaaaaaataagtacagTAGAAATGGAACAGTGGTTCAGCATtgaagagtgctggctgctcttccagaggaaccaaattcagttcccagctcctacATGCTCATGACcaatatgtaactccagttccagaggatctgacacccttttctggcctctgcaggctacttcacatacatacactcaggcacacacacattaagaaattagtatttaaaaatatttagagtaCGGCCAATGCTTTATATCTGTAGATTTAGCATTGGAAAATTCAACTAACAGGGAATCAAAAACCATCTCCCAAAATTGTGCTTATACAAACATTTTTAATCTATTGATAAACAATGTTATGCAAATACTATATTGATATAACATCACATTGAATTAGGTGTTATATAGTATGTCAAGTATATTTCCAGGTTCTATGCTGATACTACACCATTTTATATAAAAGTCATGGGCATTTGTAAATGTTGGCACCCCTAGGGATCATTGACTGATTCCCAGAAGATACTGTACTGGATAAAGCCAGTAGGGTTAAAAACTTCCTTCACTGTCCCCACACTAAGAATGCAAGTCTACAAACACATGACACCAAGTAAACAAGAGCTATCAAGAATTCTACACTGTGGTCAATGACAGCACTTAAGAAAAGGCATCACTTCTCATCACACCCTCTCCTTTATACCCTCGCCTGCCCAttcactttcttcttcctcccagtCTGGTAGCTATGGATGGTATGGACTTTCTACAACCTTTTCCACTGTCTTTAAATCTCAGAAATTGTTAGCATTCCAAACATGACAATGTAAGAGCACCATAGGAAGCCAGGATTTGCAGCCAACTGGGAGCATTTCAAATCTCTGGAGTCCTagaatatcaacaacaacaactactacaaaataaataaataaataaataaagcccaatTACTCCCCAAAACACCTCCCTGACAATTCCTCTCTGTCTATAATGTCACAAAGCCTCAGGCTCACACATGAATCACTTAAATTATCCTGAAGAAACTGGTTACCTGTGCATCTTGTCCTTGTCATCTGGTATTTTGAGTTCTATGGGTGCATCAAAAGGGCTGGAGATTGGGGAAGAGCCTGAGCTTGGTTTGACCCTTTAGAACAAGATCCTATTATCCAGAAGCAGGGAATGGCATGTGCCTgcgagaacaactatctacaactcAATTGTAGCATTtccttaattgtgtgtgtgtgagtgtgagtgggCTTGCCTATGCATGAATGTGCAGATTAGAGGTCCACATAGGATATCTTCTATTTGTCTCCACTTGTGGAAGCTATCTGTTGAAGAGCACAAACATTCTCTCCTAAACTACTTGCTCCCTGTATCCTTGCCTGTCCTCTGGGACCAGTCTTGGGAACCTCACTTGAGCTACATGGAAGAGTCAAGGTCTACTCTCAGACCTCTTCACCAGAAAATCCTAGAGATTCAACTTTTTCAAAATGTGTGTGGAGGTACCAACAAGGTTTTTCCATGGGTAATTGTGCTTGCCACACACAATGCAACTCTACAGATCTGAGTTTAGTACCTGGAATCCATGTAAAGGTAGAAAAACAGAACTCACTCCACAAAATTGTTCCCTAACCTTGACATGGTGCATGTGTGtcctcacacatatatacacagagagaaagagaacagagaaagagTAGTAAGGGCAATGATttttaggtttttggttttttttttcaagatggggtttctctgtgtagccttggctgtcctggactcactttgtagacccagctggcctcgaacttacagtgatctgcctgtctctgcccctcaagtactagtgtgcaccaccatgcctgacaacaataaatattttttatatgtacTTTCTGTTCTAACTCAAAGAGGCCTGGGTCTCTAAGTTTCTCCAGCCCAGACCACTGGCAGAGAAGAAGGTCCTCCAACTGTAGTCACATGGCAAACTCCACAGATATTTCAGCAAAGGGTGCATTGGGAAAGCAGCTGTCAGGAGCTAGAAAAGTGTCTCAGTATTTAAGAGCACTTTCTACTCTTGAAAAGAACCTAAGTTCAGTTATAAGCAGCCATGACAGGTAACTCACAGTTCCCTATATCTCCACTCCATGGGCCTAACCCTCTGTTCAGGCCACCATGAGCATCTACACACATgtagcacacacgcacacacgcacatgtgcacacatgcatttgcacacatacacacaaatgaaaaataaatcttttttaggGGCTGAGGTAAGGGTTACTTGGGAAGGCACACTGGGGGATTTCTATATTGCTGATAAAGTGAATATTAATTGGAATCAGTAAACAGATTTGCTAAGACAACAAGGTATAGATAATATATACCTCACATTggaccaaacacaaaagaatataccctcTTAGCACACCACCAAAtcttctctaaaactgaccaaatagtcagtcacaaagcaaacctctacagatacaaaaaaagtgaaataatgccttgtatcttATTAGacaaccatggattaaagctggacttcaaaaacaacagaaacaaaagaaagcctacaaacttatggaaactgaacaactctctacttaatgaccgctgggtcaagaaagaaataaagaaagaaattaaagactttctagaattcaatgaatatgaaggcacaatatacccaaacgtatgggacacaatgaaagcagtgcaaataggaaagttcatagcactgagtgccatcataaagaaattgaagagatctcatgctagcaatttaaaagcacccCTGAaagctcttgaaaaaaaaaaaagaagtaaacatacccaagaggaatagatgacaggaaataatgaaattcagggctgaaatcaataaattggaagcaaagagaacaatacaaagaatcaacaaaatcaagagctggtactttgagaaaatcaacaaaatagacaagcTCTttcccaaactaactaaaagacagaaagacagtagccaaattaacaaaaaaaaaaaaaaaaaatgacaaaagatggaaataacaacagacactgaggaaatccaaagaattattaggtcttaTTTCCAAAATTATTatttccacaaaattggaaaatccaAACAAAATGGATTATTTTCTTAACAAatactacttaccaaagttaaatcaagatcaggttaacaatttagATAGACCTATACATGtttggaaatagaagcagtcgtTAAAAGTTCCctaaccaaaaaaagcccagggccagaattcttttttttttttttttcttataaaggaaaacatttaattagggctggcttatattcagaagtttagtccattatcatcatggcaggaaacatggtggcacacagacatacatggtgctggagaaggagctgaaagttctacacCTGAATCAgcaggtagcaggaagagagagacactagaCCTAGTgtgagcccacccccagtgacatgttTTCTCTAGaaaggccatacctactccaaaaaggccacGCCTACTCCTATAAGGCCAGAATTCttagtgaagaattctaccagactttcaaagaactaacatgaatactcctcaaactactccataaaatagaaacagaagaaatatttccaaactcattctatgagaccacactcaccctgatacctaaaccacacaaacactcaagaaagaaaaagaatttcagaccaatttcctttatgaaaattgatggaaaaatactcaacaaaatgctctCAAACTGACTGACTCCAAGAACACATACAAAacatcatccatcatgatcaagtaggcttcatcccaggcatgcaaggatagttcaatatataaaaatccattaatgaaatccaccatataaacaaaatgaaagaaaaaaagcagatgatcatctcattaaatgcagaaaaagtctttgacaaaatccaacaccattccatgataaaagtcttggagagatcagagatacaaggcttataataaacacaataaaggcaatatacagcaagacaatagccaacatcaaattaaatggagagaaacttaaagcaattccactaaaatcagggataagacaaggctacccattctctccatatctcttcaatatagtacttgaagttctagctagagcaataagacaactaaagaagttcAAAGGGataattggaaagaaagaaataaaaatatcactattcacagatgatatgatagtatatataagtgacccccaaaactctaccagagaattcctacaactgataaactccttcagcagagtggctggatacaaaattaattcaaaagaatcagtagccccACTTTATACAaacaaggctgagaaagaaattagggaaagaacacccttcacattagccagaaataatataaaatatcctgGTGTAagtctaatcaagcaagtgaaagacctgtatgacaagaacttcaagtctttgagaaagaaattgaagaaaatatcagaagattgaaagatatcctatgctcatgaattggtaggattaacatagtaaaaatggtcatcttaccgaaagcaatctacagattcaatgcgattcatatcaaaataacaacacaattctttatagaccttgaaagaacaactctAAACTTCatgtgacaaaacaaaaaacccagaatagctaaaaataattctatacaataaaagaacttctggaggtatctctgatttcaagctcaactacagagcaatagtaataaaaaccagatgagaggcataaaaacagacaagtcaatcaatggaatcaaattgaagacctagAAAATAATCCACACACCTAGggacacttgaattttgacaaagaagccaaaactatccaaaataaaaaagcatcttcaacaaatggtgctggtcaaactgaatgtctacatgtagaagaaggcaaatagatccacagTTAttactgcacaaaactcaagtccaagtgcatcaaaggcTTCAGCATatatctaatagaagagaaagtgggaaatagccttgaacacattggtacaggagacaagttcctgaacaaaacaccaacagctcaggctctaagatcaacaattaataaatgggatctcatgaaactaaaaagcttctgcaaggcaaaggacctTCAATGGGACAAAACAGCAGACTATAGAATGGGAAAATACCTTCATTAACTATAAttctgacaaaaggctaatatccaaaatatataaagaatgcaaaaaattaaacaccagcaaagaaaataacaatttaaaaatggggtacaagaGTGCTTCGTGGTCCAGTAACTATGTGGTCGCAAGAGCTGGCAGCTTTGGGGCGTCTGCACCAAGAAACCAAAGTGTAGGTGATAGTTCTGAGACATTGCCGCCAAGCTGGGCACTGGGGAGATGGCCAAGATGGACCCCAAGACCATGCGGGACATCACCTTGGTGGTGGAGATGCAAGACAACTTTCAGATCATGTCGGACCAGATCATCGGAAGGATCAATGACATGAGCAGTCGCATTGGTGATCTGAAGAAAAACATCGCTGACCTCATGACCCAGGCTCCAGTGGAAGAACTGGAAGGTGAAAACAAAATTGCTACTGCGCAGGAGAGTTGAGGTCCAGGGAGAGCACCAGCTGCTAATAACTCACATTGAATCCAGAGCGTTGTTTTCCCAAGCCAAGAGAAAACCAAGTTGCTTTCTGCAGCTACTATGTGTTGACAGGTTTATTAAGCGTGCATTCTTATCACAACCTGCATTATCTATAGAGTGTCCCTCGaccctccatccccaccccccaccccccagtttcTCAACCTTGGCATCTTCACATCTTGGTCAGTTCTCTTACTTATTAAACAGCAAAACTTTGGCGGTTTCTGCATAAAATTGTCAAACTTTTTGGCAATATTTCTGAAGTCCTTTTCCC of Meriones unguiculatus strain TT.TT164.6M chromosome 8, Bangor_MerUng_6.1, whole genome shotgun sequence contains these proteins:
- the LOC110557594 gene encoding heat shock factor-binding protein 1-like; the protein is MAKMDPKTMRDITLVVEMQDNFQIMSDQIIGRINDMSSRIGDLKKNIADLMTQAPVEELEGENKIATAQES